Proteins from a genomic interval of Zingiber officinale cultivar Zhangliang chromosome 1B, Zo_v1.1, whole genome shotgun sequence:
- the LOC122052585 gene encoding regulatory-associated protein of TOR 1-like isoform X7 has protein sequence MAAPKALETIGKALHAQYECWQRRVRYKLQLDPTVEEVKKLCNTCRKYAKSERVLFHYNGHGVPKPTANGEIWVFNKSYTQYIPLPINELDSWLKTPSIYVFDCSAAGMIVKAFLERQDWNTSAASGSSSKDFIMLAACEAHETLPQSVEFPADVFTSCLTTPIKMALRWFSSRSLLRDSLNYSLIDQIPGLQNERKTLLGELNWIFTAVTDTIAWNVLPRDLFQRLFRQDLLVASLFRNFLLAERIMRAANCSPISYPLLPPTHQHHMWDAWDMAAEICLSKLPQLIDNPNADFQPSPFFTEQLTAFEVWLAHGSKHKKPPEQLPIVLQVLLSQSHRFRALVLLGKFLDMGPWAVDLALSVGIFPYVLKLLQTTATELRQILVFIWTKILALDKSCQVDLVKDGGHTYFIRFLDSMDAYAEQRAMAAFVLAVVVDGHRRGQEACIQANLINVCLKHLQIANPSDGQTEPLLLQWLCLCLGKLWEDFPEAQIIGSHADGPATILPLLLEPQPEVRASAVFALGTLIDVASVTFDDGHRVDEDFEDDEKLKSELNIIKNLLQLAVDGSPLVRAEVAVALARFAFAYNKPLKLTAAENWKHLSSLPSLASINHPNSLSPSQFMQSGRTIAHSGLVLRGNRENNTAGREGRISRSSPISSVGIMHGSPLSDDSSHHSDSGILAKEIGSNGVLNFSRARPLDNALCSQFTMALCNMAKDPSPRVASLAQRSLSIIGVELVVTKAPRLGVHPGDSSVPSRTSNLPGLARSSSWFDLNAVNAGQISVAFRTPPVSPPRQNYMAGLRRVCSLEFRPHQLNSPDTGLADPLLGAAGLSGGSERSLLPHSTIYNWSCGHFSRPLLAGADDNEETISRREERERIALDCMVKCQHSSNVKLANQIASWDTKFETGTKVSLLLPFSPIVVAADENEHIRVWNYEEPTSLNNFNNHESSDRGISKLSLVNEFDDSLLLVASSDGNVRFWKNFTVRGKQKLVTAFSSVLGHRSAARGTFAVVDWQQQSGYLYASSDTSPVLLWDLDKEQLVNSIPSSSDNCISALSASQVHSGQFAAGFVDGTIRIYDIRTPEMPVCTAQPHTQKVEKVVGIGFQPGFDPTKIVSASLAGDIQFLDFRNQSEPYLTFDAHRGSLTALAIHRHAPIIASGSAKQLVKVFSLNGEPLGMIRNYPTFMAQRIGSVSCLTFHPYKVLLAIGAGDACVSIYADDSYQTR, from the exons ATGGCTGCTCCAAAAGCTCTTGAAACAATTGGAAAGGCATTGCATGCTCAGTATGAATGTTGGCAGCGTCGG GTTCGTTATAAGCTTCAACTTGATCCCACAGTGGAGGAAGTGAAGAAGCTTTGTAATACTTGCCGGAAATATGCTAAGTCAGAAAGGGTTCTCTTTCATTATAATGGGCATGGAGTGCCTAAGCCTACAGCAAATGGAGAAATTTGGGTCTTCAACAAG AGTTACACACAATATATTCCATTACCTATCAATGAGCTCGACTCATGGCTTAAGACACCTTCAATCTATGTGTTTGACTGCTCTGCAGCAGGGATGATTGTCAAAGCCTTTCTAGAG CGCCAAGATTGGAATACCTCTGCTGCATCTGGTTCCTCATCAAAGGATTTTATTATGCTTGCTGCTTGTGAAGCACATGAGACTCTTCCACAAAGTGTTGAATTTCCTGCTGATGTGTTCACATCCTGCCTCACTACACCTATAAAAATGGCATTGCGTTG GTTTTCCTCTCGATCTTTACTTCGTGATTCTCTCAACTACTCTCTTATCGATCAAATTCCTGGGCTTCAGAATGAACGAAAGACGCTTCTAGGGGAGCTGAATTGGATTTTTACTGCTGTTACCGACACAATTGCATGGAATGTCCTTCCTCGTG ATCTTTTCCAGAGACTGTTTAGGCAAGACCTGTTAGTTGCAAGTCTCTTTCGCAATTTCTTACTTGCTGAGCGAATTATGAGAGCTGCTAACTGCTCTCCTATTTCATATCCATTGTTGCCACCAACTCATCAGCATCATATGTG GGATGCATGGGATATGGCTGCTGAAATTTGCTTGTCTAAACTTCCACAGTTGATTGATAATCCAAATGCTGACTTCCAG CCAAGCCCATTCTTTACAGAGCAACTGACAGCTTTTGAGGTGTGGCTGGCCCATGGCTCCAAACACAAGAAACCACCAGAACAGCTTCCAATAGTTCTTCAG GTTCTACTGAGCCAGTCTCATCGATTCCGTGCATTGGTCCTCTTAGGAAAATTCCTTGATATGGGACCTTGGGCTGTGGATCTG gcGTTGTCTGTTGGCATCTTTCCTTATGTCTTAAAGCTTTTACAAACCACTGCTACTGAATTGCGACAAATACTGGTCTTCATTTGGACCAAAATTCTTGCTCTTGACAAG TCTTGTCAGGTAGATCTGGTGAAAGATGGTGGTCACACATATTTTATCAGGTTTCTTGATAGCATGGATGCCTATGCTGAGCAGCGAGCAATGGCTGCTTTTGTCTTGGCAGTTGTAGTGGATGGACATCGGCGGGGACAAGAAGCATGTATTCAAGCAAATTTGATAAATGTGTGCCTGAAGCATTTACAAATTGCTAATCCAAGTGATGGGCAAACTGAACCTTTACTTCTCCAATGGCTTTGTTTATGTCTGGGAAAGCTCTGGGAAGATTTTCCGGAAGCACAAATCATAGGTTCTCATGCAGATGGACCAGCAACTATTTTACCTTTATTGCTGGAGCCACAGCCTGAG GTTAGAGCTTCTGCTGTTTTTGCTTTGGGGACTCTTATTGATGTTGCATCTGTCACATTTGATGATGGGCATAGAGTTGATGAGGACTTTGAGGATGATGAAAAGTTAAAGTCCGAGTTGAATATCATTAAAAATCTTCTACAACTTGCTGTGGATGGAAGTCCTTTGGTGAGGGCTGAGGTTGCTGTAG CTCTTGCACGCTTTGCCTTTGCTTACAACAAACCTCTTAAGTTAACTGCTGCTGAAAATTGGAAGCATCTGAGCTCTTTGCCATCTCTGGCCAGCATAAATCATCCTAACAGCTTATCACCCAGTCAATTTATGCAGTCAGGAAGAACCATCGCACATAGTGGTCTTGTATTAAGAGGTAACCGTGAGAATAATACAGCTGGTAGAGAAGGAAGGATATCCAGAAGTAGTCCTATTTCATCGGTTGGCATAATGCATGGCTCTCCACTGTCTGATGATTCTTCTCATCATTCTGATTCTGGGATACTGGCCAAAGAAATTGGTAGTAATGGGGTCCTTAATTTCTCTAGAGCAAGACCTTTGGATAATGCTTTATGTTCTCAGTTTACTATGGCTTTGTGTAACATGGCAAAGGATCCTTCTCCTCGTGTTGCAAGCCTTGCCCAAAGATCACTCTCCATAATTGGTGTTGAACTAGTGGTTACTAAAGCTCCAAGGTTAGGTGTACACCCGGGAGATTCTTCTGTTCCATCTCGCACTTCTAATCTTCCTGGATTGGCACGTTCATCCTCATGGTTTGACTTGAATGCTG TTAATGCAGGTCAGATATCTGTGGCATTCCGAACCCCTCCGGTCAGCCCTCCTCGTCAAAATTATATGGCAGGACTGCGCCGAGTATGCTCTCTGGAGTTCAGGCCACATCAACTAAATTCTCCAGATACTGGATTAGCTGATCCACTTCTAGGAGCTGCTGGATTGTCTGGTGGTTCTGAACGTAGCTTACTTCCACATTCAACTATTTATAACTGGAGTTGTGGTCATTTTTCTAGACCGCTTCTTGCTGGAGCTGATGACAATGAAGAAACTATTTctagaagagaagaaagagagagaatTGCTTTAGATTGCATGGTTAAGTGCCAACATTCTT CTAATGTAAAACTTGCCAATCAAATTGCTAGCTGGGACACCAAGTTTGAAACAGGCACGAAGGTTTCATTGCTCTTGCCATTTTCTCCAATTGTAGTTGCTGCTGATGAGAATGAACATATCAG GGTATGGAATTATGAAGAACCTACTTCTTTGAACAATTTTAATAATCATGAATCATCTGATAGAGGGATATCCAAGCTCTCCCTAGTGAATGAATTTGATGACAGCTTGCTTCTAGTTGCTTCAA GTGATGGAAATGTTCGTTTTTGGAAAAATTTCACAGTAAGGGGAAAACAGAAACTTGTAACAGCATTTTCTTCAGTCCTAGGTCATCGGAGTGCAGCTCGTGGTACATTTGCAGTTGTTGACTGGCAGCAACAGTCTGGCTATTTG tatGCTTCTAGTGACACATCACCTGTCCTGCTTTGGGATCTGGACAAAGAACAGCTAGTTAACTCCATCCCATCATCCTCTGACAACTGCATATCAGCATTG TCTGCTTCTCAAGTTCACAGTGGTCAATTTGCAGCTGGCTTTGTTGATGGCACTATCAGGATATATGATATCCGCACTCCTGAAAT GCCGGTCTGCACTGCTCAACCTCATACACAGAAGGTGGAGAAGGTTGTGGGAATTGGGTTTCAGCCTGGATTTGATCCAACTAAG ATTGTCAGTGCATCGCTTGCAGGGGATATACAGTTCTTGGATTTCAGAAACCAATCCGAACCATATCTTACCTTCGATGCACATAGGGGCTCTCTTACTGCCTTGGCAATTCATCGACATGCCCCAATTATTGCGAGTGGTTCGGCTAAGCAACTTGTGAAGGTTTTCAGCCTAAATGGAGAACCGCTAGGCATGATCAGAAATTACCCCACTTTCATGGCTCAGAGAATAGGTTCTGTTAGTTGTCTTACTTTCCACCCGTACAAAGTACTCCTTGCTATTGGTGCAGGGGATGCCTGTGTATCTATTTATGCAGACGACAGTTACCAAACAAGATAA
- the LOC122052585 gene encoding regulatory-associated protein of TOR 1-like isoform X4, which yields MALGDLMSSRLSGSSPSVSHHLDEFSGREDGEDEVGERELEAAQPSGSNLQVTAAAAEGNSMVYLTQTVVLSEFLHEGFEDCTEVGPSDNGLVSKWRPKDRLKTGCVALVLCLNIGVNPPDVIKISPCAQMECWIDPHSMAAPKALETIGKALHAQYECWQRRQQVRYKLQLDPTVEEVKKLCNTCRKYAKSERVLFHYNGHGVPKPTANGEIWVFNKSYTQYIPLPINELDSWLKTPSIYVFDCSAAGMIVKAFLERQDWNTSAASGSSSKDFIMLAACEAHETLPQSVEFPADVFTSCLTTPIKMALRWFSSRSLLRDSLNYSLIDQIPGLQNERKTLLGELNWIFTAVTDTIAWNVLPRDLFQRLFRQDLLVASLFRNFLLAERIMRAANCSPISYPLLPPTHQHHMWDAWDMAAEICLSKLPQLIDNPNADFQPSPFFTEQLTAFEVWLAHGSKHKKPPEQLPIVLQVLLSQSHRFRALVLLGKFLDMGPWAVDLALSVGIFPYVLKLLQTTATELRQILVFIWTKILALDKVDLVKDGGHTYFIRFLDSMDAYAEQRAMAAFVLAVVVDGHRRGQEACIQANLINVCLKHLQIANPSDGQTEPLLLQWLCLCLGKLWEDFPEAQIIGSHADGPATILPLLLEPQPEVRASAVFALGTLIDVASVTFDDGHRVDEDFEDDEKLKSELNIIKNLLQLAVDGSPLVRAEVAVALARFAFAYNKPLKLTAAENWKHLSSLPSLASINHPNSLSPSQFMQSGRTIAHSGLVLRGNRENNTAGREGRISRSSPISSVGIMHGSPLSDDSSHHSDSGILAKEIGSNGVLNFSRARPLDNALCSQFTMALCNMAKDPSPRVASLAQRSLSIIGVELVVTKAPRLGVHPGDSSVPSRTSNLPGLARSSSWFDLNAVNAGQISVAFRTPPVSPPRQNYMAGLRRVCSLEFRPHQLNSPDTGLADPLLGAAGLSGGSERSLLPHSTIYNWSCGHFSRPLLAGADDNEETISRREERERIALDCMVKCQHSSNVKLANQIASWDTKFETGTKVSLLLPFSPIVVAADENEHIRVWNYEEPTSLNNFNNHESSDRGISKLSLVNEFDDSLLLVASSDGNVRFWKNFTVRGKQKLVTAFSSVLGHRSAARGTFAVVDWQQQSGYLYASSDTSPVLLWDLDKEQLVNSIPSSSDNCISALSASQVHSGQFAAGFVDGTIRIYDIRTPEMPVCTAQPHTQKVEKVVGIGFQPGFDPTKIVSASLAGDIQFLDFRNQSEPYLTFDAHRGSLTALAIHRHAPIIASGSAKQLVKVFSLNGEPLGMIRNYPTFMAQRIGSVSCLTFHPYKVLLAIGAGDACVSIYADDSYQTR from the exons ATGGCGCTGGGAGATCTGATGTCGTCCAGGTTGTCCGGGTCGTCGCCGTCCGTTTCGCATCATTTGGATGAGTTCTCTGGCCGGGAGGATGGGGAAGACGAAGTGGGAGAGAGGGAGCTGGAGGCGGCGCAGCCATCTGGGAGCAACTTGCAGGTGACGGCTGCTGCTGCCGAAGGCAATAGCATGGTGTACTTGACTCAGACAGTCGTTCTCTCGGAATTTCTGCATGAAGGTTTCGAGGATTGCACGGAGGTAGGGCCTTCAGACAACGGGTTGGTGTCGAAGTGGCGGCCCAAGGACCGG CTTAAAACGGGTTGTGTAGCACTCGTGTTATGTTTAAATATTGGTGTGAACCCGCCTGATGTTATAAAAATATCTCCTTGTGCCCAGATGGAGTGTTGGATAG ATCCTCATTCTATGGCTGCTCCAAAAGCTCTTGAAACAATTGGAAAGGCATTGCATGCTCAGTATGAATGTTGGCAGCGTCGG CAACAGGTTCGTTATAAGCTTCAACTTGATCCCACAGTGGAGGAAGTGAAGAAGCTTTGTAATACTTGCCGGAAATATGCTAAGTCAGAAAGGGTTCTCTTTCATTATAATGGGCATGGAGTGCCTAAGCCTACAGCAAATGGAGAAATTTGGGTCTTCAACAAG AGTTACACACAATATATTCCATTACCTATCAATGAGCTCGACTCATGGCTTAAGACACCTTCAATCTATGTGTTTGACTGCTCTGCAGCAGGGATGATTGTCAAAGCCTTTCTAGAG CGCCAAGATTGGAATACCTCTGCTGCATCTGGTTCCTCATCAAAGGATTTTATTATGCTTGCTGCTTGTGAAGCACATGAGACTCTTCCACAAAGTGTTGAATTTCCTGCTGATGTGTTCACATCCTGCCTCACTACACCTATAAAAATGGCATTGCGTTG GTTTTCCTCTCGATCTTTACTTCGTGATTCTCTCAACTACTCTCTTATCGATCAAATTCCTGGGCTTCAGAATGAACGAAAGACGCTTCTAGGGGAGCTGAATTGGATTTTTACTGCTGTTACCGACACAATTGCATGGAATGTCCTTCCTCGTG ATCTTTTCCAGAGACTGTTTAGGCAAGACCTGTTAGTTGCAAGTCTCTTTCGCAATTTCTTACTTGCTGAGCGAATTATGAGAGCTGCTAACTGCTCTCCTATTTCATATCCATTGTTGCCACCAACTCATCAGCATCATATGTG GGATGCATGGGATATGGCTGCTGAAATTTGCTTGTCTAAACTTCCACAGTTGATTGATAATCCAAATGCTGACTTCCAG CCAAGCCCATTCTTTACAGAGCAACTGACAGCTTTTGAGGTGTGGCTGGCCCATGGCTCCAAACACAAGAAACCACCAGAACAGCTTCCAATAGTTCTTCAG GTTCTACTGAGCCAGTCTCATCGATTCCGTGCATTGGTCCTCTTAGGAAAATTCCTTGATATGGGACCTTGGGCTGTGGATCTG gcGTTGTCTGTTGGCATCTTTCCTTATGTCTTAAAGCTTTTACAAACCACTGCTACTGAATTGCGACAAATACTGGTCTTCATTTGGACCAAAATTCTTGCTCTTGACAAG GTAGATCTGGTGAAAGATGGTGGTCACACATATTTTATCAGGTTTCTTGATAGCATGGATGCCTATGCTGAGCAGCGAGCAATGGCTGCTTTTGTCTTGGCAGTTGTAGTGGATGGACATCGGCGGGGACAAGAAGCATGTATTCAAGCAAATTTGATAAATGTGTGCCTGAAGCATTTACAAATTGCTAATCCAAGTGATGGGCAAACTGAACCTTTACTTCTCCAATGGCTTTGTTTATGTCTGGGAAAGCTCTGGGAAGATTTTCCGGAAGCACAAATCATAGGTTCTCATGCAGATGGACCAGCAACTATTTTACCTTTATTGCTGGAGCCACAGCCTGAG GTTAGAGCTTCTGCTGTTTTTGCTTTGGGGACTCTTATTGATGTTGCATCTGTCACATTTGATGATGGGCATAGAGTTGATGAGGACTTTGAGGATGATGAAAAGTTAAAGTCCGAGTTGAATATCATTAAAAATCTTCTACAACTTGCTGTGGATGGAAGTCCTTTGGTGAGGGCTGAGGTTGCTGTAG CTCTTGCACGCTTTGCCTTTGCTTACAACAAACCTCTTAAGTTAACTGCTGCTGAAAATTGGAAGCATCTGAGCTCTTTGCCATCTCTGGCCAGCATAAATCATCCTAACAGCTTATCACCCAGTCAATTTATGCAGTCAGGAAGAACCATCGCACATAGTGGTCTTGTATTAAGAGGTAACCGTGAGAATAATACAGCTGGTAGAGAAGGAAGGATATCCAGAAGTAGTCCTATTTCATCGGTTGGCATAATGCATGGCTCTCCACTGTCTGATGATTCTTCTCATCATTCTGATTCTGGGATACTGGCCAAAGAAATTGGTAGTAATGGGGTCCTTAATTTCTCTAGAGCAAGACCTTTGGATAATGCTTTATGTTCTCAGTTTACTATGGCTTTGTGTAACATGGCAAAGGATCCTTCTCCTCGTGTTGCAAGCCTTGCCCAAAGATCACTCTCCATAATTGGTGTTGAACTAGTGGTTACTAAAGCTCCAAGGTTAGGTGTACACCCGGGAGATTCTTCTGTTCCATCTCGCACTTCTAATCTTCCTGGATTGGCACGTTCATCCTCATGGTTTGACTTGAATGCTG TTAATGCAGGTCAGATATCTGTGGCATTCCGAACCCCTCCGGTCAGCCCTCCTCGTCAAAATTATATGGCAGGACTGCGCCGAGTATGCTCTCTGGAGTTCAGGCCACATCAACTAAATTCTCCAGATACTGGATTAGCTGATCCACTTCTAGGAGCTGCTGGATTGTCTGGTGGTTCTGAACGTAGCTTACTTCCACATTCAACTATTTATAACTGGAGTTGTGGTCATTTTTCTAGACCGCTTCTTGCTGGAGCTGATGACAATGAAGAAACTATTTctagaagagaagaaagagagagaatTGCTTTAGATTGCATGGTTAAGTGCCAACATTCTT CTAATGTAAAACTTGCCAATCAAATTGCTAGCTGGGACACCAAGTTTGAAACAGGCACGAAGGTTTCATTGCTCTTGCCATTTTCTCCAATTGTAGTTGCTGCTGATGAGAATGAACATATCAG GGTATGGAATTATGAAGAACCTACTTCTTTGAACAATTTTAATAATCATGAATCATCTGATAGAGGGATATCCAAGCTCTCCCTAGTGAATGAATTTGATGACAGCTTGCTTCTAGTTGCTTCAA GTGATGGAAATGTTCGTTTTTGGAAAAATTTCACAGTAAGGGGAAAACAGAAACTTGTAACAGCATTTTCTTCAGTCCTAGGTCATCGGAGTGCAGCTCGTGGTACATTTGCAGTTGTTGACTGGCAGCAACAGTCTGGCTATTTG tatGCTTCTAGTGACACATCACCTGTCCTGCTTTGGGATCTGGACAAAGAACAGCTAGTTAACTCCATCCCATCATCCTCTGACAACTGCATATCAGCATTG TCTGCTTCTCAAGTTCACAGTGGTCAATTTGCAGCTGGCTTTGTTGATGGCACTATCAGGATATATGATATCCGCACTCCTGAAAT GCCGGTCTGCACTGCTCAACCTCATACACAGAAGGTGGAGAAGGTTGTGGGAATTGGGTTTCAGCCTGGATTTGATCCAACTAAG ATTGTCAGTGCATCGCTTGCAGGGGATATACAGTTCTTGGATTTCAGAAACCAATCCGAACCATATCTTACCTTCGATGCACATAGGGGCTCTCTTACTGCCTTGGCAATTCATCGACATGCCCCAATTATTGCGAGTGGTTCGGCTAAGCAACTTGTGAAGGTTTTCAGCCTAAATGGAGAACCGCTAGGCATGATCAGAAATTACCCCACTTTCATGGCTCAGAGAATAGGTTCTGTTAGTTGTCTTACTTTCCACCCGTACAAAGTACTCCTTGCTATTGGTGCAGGGGATGCCTGTGTATCTATTTATGCAGACGACAGTTACCAAACAAGATAA